One window from the genome of Nitrospira sp. encodes:
- a CDS encoding helix-hairpin-helix domain-containing protein — protein sequence MLLDINRAEISRLKSLTGIGEHYAKKIVEGRPYHHREELLTKEILPEYIYGRIMDRLVASQS from the coding sequence ATGCTTCTCGATATCAATAGGGCTGAGATTTCTCGACTCAAGTCGCTGACCGGAATCGGCGAACATTATGCGAAGAAGATCGTGGAAGGGCGGCCTTACCATCATCGAGAAGAGTTGCTGACCAAAGAGATTTTGCCGGAATACATCTACGGCAGAATCATGGATCGACTGGTGGCAAGCCAGTCTTAG
- a CDS encoding alginate export family protein: protein MLRSTLTRTVLLVCVLLLESTGATLVLSPVWAESERAGYGPASPGLSSSPVRLRFEPDGAVSSPFGSSFDLQHVWMRADLRVRPEWRHGVCFGGGPPIAGACNSLDQFGSGTGAHSGHPAGDFFIQQWARIGLGYDPSPNVNFYVELQDSATWGGNGDPTGRNQGGDASTHNCGIQLAGQCRLGIRAGYVLVRNLAGIDGFSAKIGRQYVVFGNQRLFGHFDWANTGYSHDGIMLSYATAAFDTKLGWFRNSETDVGQASPGGSLAPNLLTCSPESNSSATCNPALTQHATDAGSDVDLVVLYSQLRNIPRMIVEPYYVLYSNRLPERANPGQYLPKSASQLRHMVGLRLEFRDGNWDFTHEAAYQFGRSADGFDFDNQRNLRINAWASGTWIGYTWYTHRWKPRVAVGFDYASGDGDSNCVTPGGNLARSCGGNANTFENFFPTNFLHVGYMLNGAWRNSVQPQVNVQARPTARDHIELWALRKYLASARDNWYRGSQGPLIFSGSDNRTTHIGDELDIAWSHMFADGTVSLSVVYGHFFSGPYITHQLGTTADQDWGIVQLWTNF, encoded by the coding sequence ATGTTACGATCCACGCTCACGCGAACCGTCCTGCTGGTATGTGTCCTCCTGCTTGAGAGCACAGGCGCAACCCTTGTCTTGTCCCCGGTGTGGGCAGAAAGCGAACGCGCCGGATATGGGCCTGCCTCACCAGGCTTGTCGTCATCGCCCGTGCGCCTTCGATTCGAACCGGATGGAGCGGTGTCGTCGCCTTTCGGGTCGTCCTTCGATCTCCAGCATGTCTGGATGCGCGCAGACCTCCGCGTGAGACCTGAATGGCGCCATGGCGTCTGCTTTGGAGGCGGCCCCCCGATCGCCGGCGCCTGCAACAGTCTCGATCAATTCGGGTCCGGCACCGGAGCTCATAGCGGTCATCCTGCCGGCGATTTCTTCATCCAGCAGTGGGCACGCATTGGCCTGGGCTATGATCCTTCCCCCAATGTAAATTTTTATGTCGAGCTACAAGACTCCGCCACATGGGGGGGAAATGGGGACCCCACCGGAAGGAATCAAGGGGGTGACGCGAGCACGCATAACTGTGGGATCCAGCTCGCTGGACAATGCCGTTTGGGCATTCGCGCCGGCTATGTGCTGGTCAGGAACCTCGCCGGTATCGATGGGTTCAGCGCCAAGATCGGCCGGCAGTATGTCGTCTTCGGCAACCAACGACTCTTCGGCCATTTCGACTGGGCCAATACCGGCTATTCGCACGATGGCATCATGTTGAGCTATGCGACCGCCGCCTTCGATACGAAACTAGGCTGGTTTCGAAATTCCGAAACGGACGTGGGGCAGGCCAGCCCGGGTGGAAGCCTTGCGCCAAACCTGTTGACGTGCAGCCCGGAGTCCAACTCTTCGGCCACCTGCAATCCGGCCCTCACGCAACATGCGACCGACGCGGGCAGCGACGTGGATCTTGTGGTGCTCTACAGTCAACTCCGCAACATCCCTCGCATGATCGTCGAGCCCTACTATGTCCTGTACTCGAACCGCCTTCCTGAACGGGCCAATCCCGGCCAATACTTACCCAAATCGGCCTCTCAGTTACGGCATATGGTCGGCCTCCGCCTTGAATTTCGAGACGGCAACTGGGACTTCACTCATGAAGCGGCCTACCAATTCGGCCGCAGTGCGGACGGATTCGATTTCGACAATCAACGCAATCTGAGGATCAATGCCTGGGCTTCCGGGACGTGGATCGGCTATACCTGGTACACCCATCGCTGGAAGCCACGGGTCGCCGTCGGATTCGACTACGCCTCCGGAGACGGCGACAGCAATTGTGTGACCCCCGGCGGAAACCTGGCACGCAGTTGCGGCGGCAATGCCAACACATTCGAGAATTTTTTCCCGACCAACTTTCTGCACGTCGGCTACATGCTCAACGGCGCCTGGCGCAATAGCGTCCAGCCGCAGGTGAATGTCCAGGCTCGACCGACCGCTCGGGACCATATCGAACTCTGGGCGCTGCGCAAGTACTTGGCAAGCGCCCGCGACAATTGGTACCGTGGATCACAGGGGCCGCTGATTTTCTCCGGGTCCGACAACCGGACGACTCACATCGGTGATGAACTCGACATCGCATGGAGCCATATGTTTGCGGACGGGACGGTCTCGCTGTCGGTCGTCTACGGCCACTTCTTTTCGGGTCCTTACATCACGCACCAGCTCGGCACTACCGCGGACCAGGATTGGGGCATTGTGCAACTCTGGACGAATTTTTAG
- a CDS encoding tetratricopeptide repeat protein: protein MAMAVPPGSAQAQAADAEVLVAEGILAYDAKRYDEAAALFSQAVATDPRNARALYYLALCHLARGQAGLAIAPLTALHALRPSDPEATYQLGVAHFATKNYDKAAPLLEDVFRLEPDRENLGFYVGFLRYRQKNYNGAEAALSVNRSADQDIRQLTMFYRGLALGILGLSDQAQAELASAQRVQPTSPITGASVRIQEALTATTRVTDPQRLRMQLAVGGYYDDNVAVNPRKSSDQVAELLRSRNTQSPGFVTSARGDYAWYRKGPIESTVTYSYYQTVNTDSGAGSFNIQDHLGSLSGVYRGTVGTVPYEIGGQYSYDYMFLGLKGFLSRHTVTLPATFVPPAITLPALGRMDNLTTLLYRFQRKSFFTEPGNSDIRFAPESRDAFNNMIGVLHAFRFRQDNFIVRVGYQHDTEAASGSSFAYSGNRLQLGGQTTLPWYDLSFRVDYEVHWRAYNHAQVIFLDDTGELSRRRDTEQDIFVQIARPLFRNVTVALQYQGVLNGSNIPVYAYSKNVFTTLVTWTY from the coding sequence ATGGCAATGGCCGTGCCACCTGGCTCCGCTCAGGCTCAAGCAGCCGATGCGGAGGTATTGGTTGCCGAAGGAATCTTGGCCTACGATGCCAAACGGTATGACGAAGCTGCCGCCCTCTTCTCTCAAGCGGTCGCGACCGATCCTCGCAATGCGCGCGCGCTCTACTACTTGGCGCTCTGTCATCTGGCGCGGGGACAGGCGGGGCTAGCCATCGCGCCTCTCACTGCTCTGCACGCCCTTCGCCCATCCGACCCAGAAGCCACCTACCAATTAGGCGTCGCCCATTTCGCCACGAAAAACTATGACAAGGCCGCGCCCCTTTTGGAGGACGTGTTTCGATTGGAGCCGGATCGCGAGAACCTCGGATTTTATGTGGGATTTTTACGCTATCGGCAGAAGAACTATAACGGTGCGGAAGCGGCATTGAGCGTCAACCGCTCCGCAGATCAAGACATCCGGCAACTGACCATGTTCTATCGAGGCCTCGCGCTCGGCATACTCGGACTCTCAGATCAGGCGCAGGCCGAATTGGCGTCGGCGCAGCGGGTGCAACCCACTTCTCCGATCACCGGCGCATCTGTACGCATTCAAGAAGCCCTCACGGCAACAACACGAGTCACGGATCCTCAACGGCTTCGCATGCAATTGGCCGTCGGAGGCTATTATGACGACAATGTCGCCGTCAATCCACGGAAGAGCAGCGACCAGGTTGCAGAGCTGCTTCGCTCCCGTAACACCCAATCACCCGGGTTTGTCACGTCGGCGCGGGGAGATTATGCCTGGTATCGCAAAGGACCGATCGAATCAACCGTCACCTATTCCTATTACCAAACCGTCAATACCGATAGCGGCGCAGGAAGCTTCAACATTCAAGATCACCTCGGAAGCTTGTCAGGCGTCTATCGCGGCACAGTCGGCACGGTGCCTTACGAGATCGGTGGTCAGTACAGCTACGATTACATGTTCCTCGGCCTCAAGGGATTTCTCTCCCGCCACACCGTGACCCTCCCTGCGACGTTCGTTCCGCCCGCGATCACGCTTCCAGCCCTCGGCCGCATGGACAACTTGACGACCCTGCTCTATCGCTTTCAGCGCAAAAGCTTCTTCACGGAGCCGGGCAACAGCGACATCCGGTTCGCTCCTGAGTCGCGCGATGCCTTCAACAATATGATCGGCGTTCTCCATGCCTTCCGGTTTCGACAGGACAACTTCATTGTCCGTGTCGGCTACCAGCACGATACCGAAGCTGCCAGCGGATCCAGCTTCGCCTATTCCGGCAATCGACTCCAGCTGGGCGGACAAACTACTCTCCCCTGGTATGACCTCAGTTTTCGAGTCGACTATGAAGTGCATTGGCGCGCATACAACCATGCGCAAGTCATTTTTCTCGACGACACCGGCGAGTTGTCTCGACGCCGGGATACCGAACAGGATATTTTCGTTCAAATCGCCAGGCCGCTGTTTCGTAACGTGACGGTCGCGCTTCAATATCAAGGCGTGCTCAACGGTTCAAACATCCCCGTCTATGCCTACAGCAAAAACGTATTCACCACCCTGGTGACCTGGACGTATTAA
- a CDS encoding ferredoxin oxidoreductase, protein MSLDYVKFTPGFEQFMPKEYRDMVEHGPFGKKTTVSQMGSFKEILEEHPMCAGCAMTLFIRLAIIAFPNPEDTITVGTAGCGRLAISQAAIPFVYGNYGDQNGVASGLSRGLRLRFGDKPKDVVVIAGDGGTADIGFQQVLHSWFRKERFTTIMLDNEVYGNTGGQESGMTTRGAVLKMAPLGKKFEKMDMVTMAKVAGCSYIATVVPNNPRRVESVIKKAVLIARDIGPTYIQAYTSCNIEYAIPTDKVMEDAKTVEDDRYKFTEYVSDEAKAYLAERYGYKEFMPKAVPASVTTA, encoded by the coding sequence ATGAGTCTTGATTATGTAAAGTTTACTCCTGGTTTCGAGCAGTTCATGCCGAAAGAATATCGGGATATGGTCGAACATGGACCGTTCGGAAAAAAGACGACGGTGTCGCAGATGGGCAGCTTCAAGGAAATCCTCGAGGAGCACCCGATGTGTGCCGGCTGCGCCATGACCCTGTTCATCCGGTTGGCGATTATTGCCTTTCCGAATCCAGAGGATACTATTACCGTCGGGACGGCGGGCTGCGGCAGATTGGCCATCTCGCAAGCCGCGATCCCGTTCGTGTACGGGAACTACGGCGACCAGAATGGAGTCGCGAGCGGGTTATCGCGCGGACTCCGGCTCCGTTTCGGCGACAAGCCGAAAGATGTGGTCGTAATCGCGGGTGATGGAGGAACCGCCGACATCGGGTTCCAGCAGGTGCTGCATTCCTGGTTCCGAAAGGAACGGTTTACGACCATCATGCTGGACAACGAAGTGTATGGTAATACCGGTGGACAAGAAAGCGGCATGACGACCAGAGGCGCCGTGCTGAAGATGGCTCCGCTTGGAAAGAAGTTTGAAAAGATGGACATGGTCACGATGGCTAAAGTCGCTGGCTGTTCTTATATCGCCACGGTCGTGCCGAACAATCCGCGGCGGGTGGAAAGCGTCATCAAAAAGGCTGTGCTGATCGCCCGGGACATCGGCCCGACCTATATTCAAGCCTATACCTCATGCAACATCGAGTACGCGATTCCGACCGACAAGGTGATGGAAGACGCCAAGACCGTGGAAGACGATCGTTACAAATTTACCGAGTATGTCAGCGACGAAGCGAAGGCGTATCTGGCCGAGCGCTATGGCTACAAGGAATTTATGCCGAAGGCCGTCCCTGCTTCCGTCACGACGGCCTGA
- the erpA gene encoding iron-sulfur cluster insertion protein ErpA, producing the protein MITITATAEEKIRELMLEEKDTLGLRVYVKGGGCHGYQYGMAFESKMSDDDTVIEKGDVKVIMDSQSAPLLSGCEVDYVDSVQGSGFAIKNPQAKTTCGCGSSFSA; encoded by the coding sequence ATGATTACCATCACGGCAACGGCTGAAGAGAAAATTCGCGAGTTGATGCTGGAAGAAAAAGATACGCTCGGGCTGCGTGTATATGTAAAAGGCGGGGGCTGCCACGGCTATCAATATGGAATGGCGTTCGAGTCGAAGATGAGCGACGACGATACGGTGATTGAAAAGGGTGATGTGAAAGTGATCATGGATTCGCAAAGCGCTCCGCTGTTGAGCGGCTGCGAAGTCGATTATGTTGACAGCGTGCAGGGCTCGGGCTTTGCGATCAAGAATCCACAAGCCAAGACGACCTGCGGATGCGGTAGCTCATTCAGCGCCTAA
- a CDS encoding sigma 54-interacting transcriptional regulator, translating to MQRATLNFETLLEVTNALNSQRDIDSLWRVIADQIRKVIPWDRAGITLYESQTDSFRFYAVITNMATPALAHDSVIPRTGSAVGWVHDNRRLHIREDLQKEQIFLEDRYYVQEGLGRMINLPLLVREHCLGTLNIGSVQTGHLDQDDCKFLQQVATQIAYAIDHVLAYEQIQQLSDRLRRENEYLAEEVKASRNLRLVVGTSLSFRKVVDLLKAVAPTDTTVLLLGETGTGKEVLAQALHDLSLRSHKPFIRVNCAALPSGLIESELFGHERGAFTGAQLRRAGRFELAHTGTLFLDEIGEMPLETQAKLLRVLQDGMVDRIGGTQPVAVDVRLVAATNADLQAAVRQGTFRADLFYRLHIFPIALPPLRDRREDIPLLAQHFLAQIGSKLKRAHLAFDPQSMARLLTYNWPGNVRELQNVIERAVILSGSSQVTVDEMLLPVVQAVHSPSSSQPASLGDLERHHIIEVLERTKWRIYGEQGAAHLLGLNPETLRSRLRKLGLRRPATPSPEATALP from the coding sequence ATGCAACGCGCCACACTGAATTTTGAAACGCTGCTGGAAGTGACCAACGCCCTGAATTCGCAACGGGACATCGACAGTCTCTGGCGCGTCATCGCCGATCAAATTCGAAAAGTGATCCCTTGGGATAGGGCCGGGATTACGCTCTACGAATCACAGACCGATTCCTTTCGCTTTTATGCCGTCATCACCAACATGGCGACTCCGGCCCTGGCGCACGATAGCGTGATTCCACGCACGGGCAGCGCAGTCGGTTGGGTCCACGACAACCGTCGCCTGCATATCAGGGAGGATCTCCAGAAAGAACAAATCTTTCTGGAGGATCGGTATTACGTGCAGGAAGGTTTGGGCCGAATGATCAATCTGCCCTTGCTCGTCCGGGAACATTGTCTCGGCACGTTGAACATCGGGAGCGTTCAGACCGGACATCTCGATCAGGACGATTGCAAATTCCTCCAGCAAGTCGCCACCCAGATCGCATACGCGATCGACCACGTATTGGCATACGAGCAAATCCAGCAGCTGAGTGACCGCTTGCGCCGAGAAAATGAGTATCTCGCTGAAGAGGTCAAAGCGAGCCGCAATCTGCGCCTGGTCGTGGGCACCTCTTTGTCCTTCAGAAAGGTCGTCGATCTTCTGAAGGCTGTCGCTCCGACAGACACGACGGTGCTCCTTCTCGGGGAAACCGGCACCGGCAAAGAAGTCCTGGCTCAGGCTCTTCACGATTTGAGCCTCCGCAGCCACAAGCCCTTTATTCGCGTCAACTGTGCGGCCCTGCCGTCAGGACTCATTGAAAGTGAGTTGTTCGGCCACGAGCGGGGCGCATTCACCGGCGCGCAGCTCCGAAGAGCCGGGCGATTTGAACTGGCCCACACCGGCACCCTGTTTTTGGATGAGATCGGTGAAATGCCGTTGGAAACGCAAGCGAAGTTGCTCCGAGTGTTGCAAGACGGCATGGTCGACCGTATCGGAGGAACCCAACCAGTCGCCGTCGACGTTCGATTGGTCGCAGCCACCAACGCCGACCTTCAGGCCGCCGTTCGGCAGGGAACGTTTCGCGCGGACCTGTTCTACCGCCTACATATTTTCCCCATCGCCCTGCCGCCCTTACGGGATCGGCGGGAAGACATTCCACTGCTTGCGCAGCATTTCCTGGCGCAGATCGGGAGCAAGCTCAAGCGGGCACATCTCGCCTTTGATCCACAATCGATGGCGCGGCTCCTCACCTACAACTGGCCCGGCAACGTGCGTGAACTTCAAAATGTGATCGAGCGCGCCGTTATTCTTTCCGGCTCCTCCCAAGTCACCGTCGACGAGATGTTGCTGCCGGTGGTGCAGGCCGTTCACAGCCCCTCCAGCAGCCAACCAGCGAGCTTGGGGGATCTTGAGCGTCACCACATCATCGAGGTGCTGGAACGGACGAAATGGCGAATCTATGGCGAGCAAGGGGCCGCGCATCTACTGGGACTCAACCCTGAAACGCTGCGGAGCCGCCTGAGAAAGCTTGGGCTCCGGCGACCGGCTACCCCATCGCCTGAAGCTACGGCTCTCCCCTAA
- a CDS encoding ABC transporter substrate-binding protein yields MALVAAISLLMGIVQATAAWSEQGPTEAVKGTVSELLSILKELKDPTRSEARRWEIEQVIRQHVHYEDMAKRSLGTSWGQLSDVARREYVGLFVQLLRDALANRMVEYSGERISYLSEQRERTFAQVKTRLVGNKVDTFIDFRLVSQDGRWLVYDAVLDGGSLVASYHAQFASIIRDASCAQLMERIKEKTLVVKLFEKSGS; encoded by the coding sequence ATGGCCCTCGTAGCAGCCATCAGTCTGCTGATGGGCATCGTGCAGGCCACGGCCGCTTGGTCCGAGCAGGGTCCGACCGAGGCCGTGAAGGGGACCGTCTCCGAGCTGCTCTCAATCCTCAAGGAGCTCAAAGACCCGACTCGATCCGAGGCGCGGCGTTGGGAAATCGAACAGGTCATTCGGCAGCATGTGCATTACGAAGACATGGCCAAGCGGTCTCTGGGAACATCCTGGGGGCAACTGAGTGATGTGGCCCGCCGGGAGTATGTCGGGCTCTTTGTCCAGCTGCTTCGCGATGCGCTTGCGAACCGGATGGTGGAGTATTCCGGTGAACGGATCAGCTATCTCTCGGAACAACGGGAGCGCACGTTCGCGCAGGTCAAAACGCGGCTGGTCGGGAACAAGGTCGACACCTTCATCGACTTTCGTTTGGTCAGTCAGGACGGACGCTGGCTGGTCTACGACGCAGTTTTGGACGGGGGAAGCTTGGTCGCGAGTTACCATGCGCAGTTTGCGAGCATCATTCGCGATGCCTCCTGTGCGCAGTTGATGGAGCGAATTAAAGAGAAGACGCTGGTCGTGAAATTATTTGAGAAGAGCGGGTCGTGA
- a CDS encoding DEAD/DEAH box helicase: protein MQTTAFTSFDSLGVSPTLLRNLTKAGFAEPTAIQAQAIPHALAGRDVLGCAQTGTGKTAAFVIPMLERLSGTPKGQPRALILAPTRELAIQIQATIDTLGRDLQLFATTVVGGADMQAQVRGLRQRPDIIVATPGRLLDHMWNGTISLLAMSILVLDEADRMLDMGFAQQINQILDAMPEERQTLLFSATMPNDLARLAQASVKDPVRVMVTKSATTADGVTQAVHHTTHDRKNGLLMSLLQSESDTVLVFARTKHRADRLGNLLDSAGHRVAVLHGGRTLPQRRAALEGFRRGTYRVLVATDIAARGIDVANIAHVINYDVPNCPEDYVHRIGRTARMRTTGRATTFVTSEDQEQLRAIERLLGQAVPRAEGSPASMSASPRPDGHAPRSEPERRRRRGGSSQVWSQSADGGSREANGGIKNGSDLGPKS from the coding sequence GTGCAGACGACTGCGTTTACGAGTTTTGACTCCCTTGGTGTGTCTCCTACCCTGTTGCGAAATCTGACCAAGGCTGGTTTTGCGGAACCGACGGCCATCCAGGCTCAGGCCATTCCCCATGCGTTGGCCGGCCGCGATGTGTTGGGATGCGCGCAGACCGGAACGGGAAAGACCGCGGCCTTTGTGATTCCGATGTTGGAGCGTCTCAGCGGGACCCCGAAAGGGCAGCCTCGCGCGCTCATTTTGGCGCCGACACGCGAGTTGGCGATACAGATTCAAGCGACGATCGATACGTTGGGTCGCGATCTACAACTATTTGCTACGACGGTGGTGGGTGGCGCCGATATGCAGGCGCAGGTGAGAGGGCTGCGGCAGCGTCCGGACATCATTGTCGCGACTCCGGGGCGGCTGCTCGATCATATGTGGAACGGCACGATCAGCCTGCTTGCCATGTCCATTCTGGTCCTTGACGAGGCCGATCGGATGTTGGATATGGGATTTGCCCAGCAGATCAACCAGATTCTGGATGCCATGCCGGAAGAGCGGCAGACGTTGCTGTTTTCCGCGACGATGCCGAACGATCTCGCCCGATTGGCGCAGGCCAGCGTGAAAGACCCGGTGCGGGTCATGGTGACCAAGTCGGCGACGACAGCCGACGGCGTGACTCAAGCCGTGCACCATACCACGCACGATCGTAAGAACGGGTTACTAATGTCGTTGCTCCAGTCCGAGTCCGATACCGTGCTGGTATTTGCCAGGACCAAACATCGTGCGGATCGATTGGGCAATCTGCTCGATTCGGCCGGTCACCGCGTCGCGGTGCTCCATGGCGGAAGGACCCTGCCGCAACGTCGAGCCGCGTTGGAAGGGTTCCGGCGAGGCACCTATCGAGTGTTGGTGGCCACGGATATTGCCGCGCGTGGCATTGATGTGGCAAATATCGCCCACGTCATTAACTACGATGTGCCGAATTGTCCCGAGGACTATGTGCACCGGATCGGACGGACGGCCCGAATGAGAACGACCGGTCGCGCGACGACATTTGTGACGTCCGAGGACCAGGAGCAATTGCGGGCGATCGAGCGTTTACTTGGGCAGGCGGTGCCGCGCGCTGAGGGGAGCCCTGCCTCGATGAGCGCCTCGCCACGACCGGATGGCCATGCACCACGGAGCGAGCCGGAGCGTCGACGCCGACGCGGCGGATCTTCTCAAGTGTGGAGTCAGAGCGCCGACGGAGGTTCCCGGGAAGCCAATGGGGGCATCAAGAACGGAAGTGATCTTGGGCCAAAGTCTTAA
- a CDS encoding ferredoxin oxidoreductase: MSKERIKISPELYDIMPSDYQDLVSSATYGKEDRGWKDIGTSKELIEQHSLCAGCPESMAFRYILASLPNPEDTVMVGSTGCTSLVFPMVAVHNIHSLFGNQNAIASGLKRALSVRFPDRVKDVVVLAGDGATVDIGLDMTLQAWFRQEKFTTICFDNELYANTGGQESGLMQKGFVAKMAPVGKLFDKVRLPEIARESGCHYVVNCTVSKPSLVEKVVRNAVLIAREIGPTYLQLYTPCILEIGKNSMEGLQEMRDSEKPTERFAFKEYISEPAKQLLAERDAKAKEKKAAAKQLVS, translated from the coding sequence ATGAGCAAGGAACGCATCAAGATTTCGCCGGAGTTGTACGACATCATGCCGTCGGACTACCAGGACCTTGTCAGCAGCGCCACATACGGCAAGGAAGACCGGGGATGGAAGGACATCGGTACCTCCAAGGAACTCATCGAGCAGCATTCCCTGTGTGCCGGGTGTCCTGAATCCATGGCGTTTCGATATATTCTGGCGTCGCTTCCCAACCCCGAAGACACGGTCATGGTCGGCTCGACCGGTTGCACGAGTCTCGTGTTTCCTATGGTGGCCGTCCACAACATCCACTCCCTGTTCGGCAACCAGAATGCGATCGCATCGGGGCTCAAACGGGCTCTGAGTGTGCGTTTTCCCGATCGCGTGAAGGATGTGGTCGTGTTGGCGGGAGACGGCGCGACGGTGGACATCGGTTTGGACATGACCCTGCAGGCCTGGTTTCGGCAAGAAAAATTCACGACCATCTGCTTCGATAACGAACTCTACGCCAACACCGGCGGGCAGGAGAGCGGTCTGATGCAGAAGGGGTTCGTGGCCAAAATGGCGCCGGTCGGAAAGCTGTTCGATAAAGTCCGGTTGCCTGAAATTGCCCGGGAGTCCGGCTGTCACTACGTGGTCAATTGCACGGTCAGCAAGCCCTCTCTGGTCGAGAAGGTAGTCCGCAACGCGGTGCTGATCGCCCGGGAAATCGGCCCGACCTATCTGCAACTCTATACGCCCTGCATTCTGGAGATCGGCAAGAACAGCATGGAGGGTCTGCAGGAAATGCGGGACTCCGAGAAGCCCACGGAACGGTTTGCCTTCAAAGAATATATCAGCGAGCCGGCGAAGCAGCTCCTGGCGGAGCGTGATGCCAAGGCCAAAGAAAAGAAAGCCGCTGCCAAGCAATTGGTGTCGTAA
- a CDS encoding sterol desaturase family protein — translation MDKALYPYLLFWSIGLLCVFAEWRFPARPIAYRSVFWRDLIALGLYNVSFLAVVQATDRIPIPNYMPAALYSLPTVVKLALFYIAEDFGLYWVHRLMHTKPVWRIHRWHHSPTSLYWLAGIRATIPHIALFNLTYIVALPLLHEASAWAFQVIMVEHIVRNNWMHLNVTWRSSWLEWVFVTPRYHQIHHSTDPAHQRANLGALLTIWDRLFGTYYNPDDVKGELSFGLVERVPPVRLVIGL, via the coding sequence ATGGATAAGGCGCTGTATCCCTATCTGCTGTTCTGGAGTATCGGCCTGCTGTGTGTTTTCGCAGAGTGGCGATTTCCTGCGCGTCCGATCGCCTACCGGTCTGTATTCTGGCGGGATCTGATCGCGTTAGGTTTGTACAATGTCTCGTTCCTTGCCGTGGTACAGGCGACGGATCGGATTCCGATCCCGAACTATATGCCTGCGGCTCTGTACAGTCTGCCCACGGTCGTGAAGTTGGCCCTTTTCTATATCGCCGAAGATTTCGGGCTCTATTGGGTGCATCGGCTCATGCATACCAAGCCGGTGTGGCGCATCCACCGGTGGCACCATTCCCCCACCTCCCTGTACTGGCTTGCTGGAATCCGTGCCACCATCCCACATATCGCTCTGTTCAACCTGACGTATATCGTTGCCCTTCCGTTGCTGCATGAGGCTTCGGCATGGGCATTTCAGGTGATCATGGTAGAGCACATTGTGCGGAACAATTGGATGCATCTGAATGTCACTTGGAGATCGTCCTGGCTGGAATGGGTGTTTGTGACCCCGCGCTACCATCAGATCCATCACAGCACTGATCCCGCTCATCAACGGGCCAATCTAGGCGCGTTGCTCACGATTTGGGACCGGCTGTTCGGAACCTATTACAATCCGGACGATGTCAAAGGTGAATTGTCGTTTGGCCTGGTCGAACGGGTCCCGCCGGTGAGACTGGTTATCGGATTGTAA
- a CDS encoding DUF3574 domain-containing protein has translation MRRLIPILLLLSALIQTGGCLSAQAPACLPGEHPAVLESLYFGTAKPGGVVSPEEWAAFVKDIVTPAFPEGLTSWQASGQWQKSTGAIEYEASRILQLTHEQNMAKEAAIRRIMIIYQQTFQQDAVMRVRSPACLSFKG, from the coding sequence ATGAGACGGTTGATCCCTATCCTGCTTCTACTGTCCGCGCTGATACAGACCGGTGGCTGCCTCTCTGCGCAGGCACCGGCCTGTCTACCGGGCGAGCATCCTGCGGTGCTTGAGTCGCTGTATTTCGGGACGGCCAAACCCGGCGGAGTTGTCAGTCCCGAGGAATGGGCGGCCTTCGTCAAGGACATTGTCACACCAGCATTTCCGGAAGGCCTCACCTCATGGCAGGCGTCCGGTCAGTGGCAAAAGAGTACCGGCGCGATCGAATACGAAGCCTCACGCATTCTGCAACTAACTCACGAACAGAATATGGCCAAAGAAGCCGCGATCCGACGCATCATGATCATCTACCAGCAGACCTTTCAGCAAGATGCAGTCATGCGAGTTCGCTCTCCGGCCTGTCTCTCATTCAAAGGGTAA
- a CDS encoding general stress protein CsbD, translating to MTQEQFQQFWLQLKAPLKANWEKITESDLGEIQGSLVKFGDVLQKRYGEGHKDEVSLWADRRHAHWSGNYIGYKDPKPTA from the coding sequence ATGACACAGGAGCAATTCCAACAGTTCTGGCTGCAACTTAAGGCTCCCCTCAAGGCCAACTGGGAGAAGATTACGGAAAGCGATCTCGGTGAAATCCAGGGCAGCCTGGTGAAGTTCGGTGATGTGCTGCAGAAGCGTTATGGTGAGGGACACAAGGACGAAGTCAGTCTGTGGGCTGATCGTCGGCATGCGCATTGGAGCGGAAATTACATCGGATACAAGGATCCGAAACCAACGGCTTAA